Proteins encoded in a region of the Prunus persica cultivar Lovell chromosome G4, Prunus_persica_NCBIv2, whole genome shotgun sequence genome:
- the LOC109948428 gene encoding (-)-alpha-pinene synthase-like, translating to MSIQVCAAAQSKPEIIRRTANFPPSIWGDRFMNYDSQDIITNARNQEEVEELKEVVRREVFTTSAGDFSHQLKLIDAIQRLGVAYHFESEIEEALERMHAAFHDHDFSDDGDLYNVALGFRLLRQHGYKISCDVFNKFKDENGSFKECLIVDVPGMLSLYEAGHLGIRGEEILDEALAFTTTHLDSAAKTHVSYEHAEQITQALERPLRKDLERVCARRYMSIYQDEASHNEALLKLAKLDFNLVQSLHKNELSEITRWWKEVDFEKKLPFARDRIVELYFWVVGVYFEPQYVEARKFLTKVIALVSVMDDIYDAYATFEELEIFTAAIERWDMSSIDELPDYMQIFYRTLLNVVDEIEEEIAKDGRSYRVYYAKESLKAVARAYFEEARWFNEGYTPTMEEYLPAAIVSTGYPMLSTVSLLGMGDIVTKEIFEWLFNDAKIVRASTTLFRFMDDIVTSKFEKERGHVACSIDCYMKQYGESEQEALDALNKRVVDLWKDINEEFLRPTAAPMAVLMRVLNLTKVVDLLYKGDDGYTRVGKVVKDKIASHFINPVPII from the exons ATGTCTATCCAAGTTTGTGCAGCAGCCCAATCTAAGCCTGAAATTATTCGTCGGACGGCAAATTTCCCACCAAGCATTTGGGGAGATCGGTTCATGAACTATGATTCCCAAGACATT ATAACAAATGCCCGGAACCAAGAAGAAGTTGAGGAGCTGAAAGAAGTAGTGAGGAGGGAAGTATTCACAACTAGTGCAGGTGACTTTTCACATCAGCTCAAGTTGATTGATGCAATCCAGCGCCTTGGCGTGGCCTACCATTTTGAAAGTGAAATTGAAGAAGCGTTGGAGCGTATGCATGCTGCATTTCATGACCATGACTTTAGTGATGATGGAGATCTATACAACGTTGCTCTTGGTTTCCGGCTACTAAGACAACATGGATATAAGATTTCATGTG ATGTGTTCAACAAGTTCAAAGACGAAAATGGCAGCTTCAAGGAATGCTTAATTGTCGATGTTCCGGGGATGCTAAGCCTTTATGAAGCCGGGCATCTAGGCATACGGGGAGAAGAAATACTAGATGAAGCTCTTGCTTTCACCACCACTCACCTTGACTCTGCCGCAAAAACTCATGTAAGCTACGAACATGCAGAACAAATCACTCAAGCCTTGGAGAGACCTTTGCGAAAAGATCTAGAGAGGGTATGTGCCAGGCGTTACATGTCAATCTACCAAGATGAAGCTTCACACAATGAAGCTTTGTTGAAACTTGCGAAGTTAGATTTTAATCTTGTTCAATCTTTGCACAAAAATGAGCTCAGTGAGATTACTAG GTGGTGGAAAGAAGTAGACTTTGAAAAGAAGCTGCCTTTCGCAAGAGACAGGATCGTGGAGTTGTACTTTTGGGTAGTCGGAGTATACTTTGAACCCCAATATGTCGAAGCACGAAAATTTCTTACAAAAGTGATTGCCCTGGTATCAGTGATGGATGATATCTACGACGCATATGCTACGTTTGAAGAACTTGAGATCTTTACTGCAGCAATTGAGAG GTGGGATATGAGTAGCATAGATGAACTACCAGActatatgcaaatattttatCGTACCCTTTTGAATGTTGTCGATGAAATTGAGGAAGAGATTGCAAAGGATGGAAGATCATACCGAGTTTATTATGCAAAGGAATct TTGAAAGCTGTAGCCCGAGCTTACTTTGAGGAGGCCAGATGGTTCAATGAAGGATACACCCCAACCATGGAGGAGTATCTACCTGCTGCAATAGTTTCTACTGGTTACCCCATGCTTTCAACTGTATCCTTACTTGGCATGGGAGATATTGTAACAAAGGAGATATTTGAGTGGTTGTTCAATGACGCAAAAATTGTTAGAGCTTCCACGACCCTTTTTAGGTTCATGGATGATATTGTCACAAGCAAG tttgagaaagagagaggccATGTTGCCTGTAGTATTGATTGCTACATGAAGCAATATGGGGAGTCGGAGCAAGAGGCACTTGATGCTTTGAACAAGCGAGTGGTGGATCTGTGGAAGGACATAAACGAGGAGTTTCTCAGACCAACTGCAGCGCCAATGGCTGTCCTAATGAGAGTTCTTAATTTAACAAAAGTGGTAGATCTCCTTTACAAAGGTGACGATGGCTACACGCGTGTTGGTAAAGTGGTGAAGGATAAGATTGCTTCACATTTTATTAATCCAGTGCCAATTATATGA